The following proteins are encoded in a genomic region of Jaculus jaculus isolate mJacJac1 chromosome 21, mJacJac1.mat.Y.cur, whole genome shotgun sequence:
- the Czib gene encoding CXXC motif containing zinc binding protein, whose protein sequence is MGKIGLQLKATLENVTNVRPVGEDFRWYLKMKCGNCGEISEKWQYIRVMDSVALKGGRGSASMVQKCKLCARENSIEILSSAIKSYNAEDSERFKTIVEFECRGLEPVDFQPQAGFAAEGVESGTVFMDINLQEKDWTDYDEKAQESVGIYEVTHQFVKC, encoded by the exons ATGGGG AAAATCGGCCTGCAGCTGAAAGCCACGCTGGAGAACGTCACCAACGTGCGGCCTGTCGGGGAGGACTTCCGGTGGTACCTGAAG ATGAAATGCGGCAACTGTGGTGAAATTTCAGAGAAGTGGCAGTACATTCGGGTGATG GACAGCGTGGCACTGAAGGGAGGCCGTGGCAGTGCCTCCATGGTCCAAAAGTGCAAGCTGTGTGCACGGGAAAACTCCATTG aGATCTTGAGCAGTGCCATCAAGTCTTACAAC GCTGAAGACAGTGAGAGGTTCAAGACGATAGTAGAGTTTGAGTGTCGGGGCCTGGAACCCGTGGACTTCCAGCCGCAG GCCGGGTTTGCTGCTGAGGGTGTGGAGTCGGGGACAGTCTTCATGGACATAAACCTGCAGGAAAAG GACTGGACAGACTATGATGAAAAGGCCCAGGAGTCTGTGGGGATCTACGAGGTCACCCACCAGTTTGTGAAGTGCTGA
- the Magoh gene encoding protein mago nashi homolog: MESDFYLRYYVGHKGKFGHEFLEFEFRPDGKLRYANNSNYKNDVMIRKEAYVHKSVMEELKRIIDDSEITKEDDALWPPPDRVGRQELEIVIGDEHISFTTSKIGSLIDVNQSKDPEGLRVFYYLVQDLKCLVFSLIGLHFKIKPI; encoded by the exons ATGGAGAGTGACTTCTATCTGCGTTACTACGTGGGTCACAAAGGCAAATTCGGCCACGAGTTCCTGGAGTTTGAGTTCCGACCTGACG GGAAATTGAGATACGCCAACAATAGCAATTACAAAAATGACGTCATGATCAGGAAAGAG GCTTACGTACATAAAAGTGTGATGGAGGAGCTAAAGCGGATTATCGACGACAGTGAGATCACCAAGGAAGACGACGCCTTGTGGCCGCCTCCGGACCGCGTAGGCCGCCAG GAGCTTGAAATCGTCATTGGAGATGAACACATTTCTTTCACAACATCAAAAATCGGCTCCCTTATTGATGTTAATCAGTCCAA GGATCCAGAAGGCTTACGAGTATTTTATTACCTTGTCCAAGATCTGAAGTGTTTAGTCTTCAGCCTCATTGGATTACACTTCAAGATCAAGCCAATCTAG